One window of Pseudomonas sp. FP198 genomic DNA carries:
- the glnE gene encoding bifunctional [glutamate--ammonia ligase]-adenylyl-L-tyrosine phosphorylase/[glutamate--ammonia-ligase] adenylyltransferase: MSLPSLAEIPAILQSLVSRAEQSFRAAVASLDDDHGLSAWTPQRWAEFNRVAAASDFVIEQSVRDPVMLLELVRSGELDRSLAPGEMCGQIAAAVRAAESEDELGRVLRRQRTRQQVRIIWRDLTRQADLVQTCRDLSDMADTCIDQAYQWLYQRLSQQFGIPTGRRSGEPQQMVILGMGKLGAVELNLSSDIDLIFAYPEGGETVGAKRPLDNQEFFIRVGQRLIKALDPMTVDGFVFRVDMRLRPYGSAGALVLSFNALEQYYQDQGRDWERYAMIKARVVAGDQVAGAQLLDMLRPFVYRRYLDFSAIEALRTMKQLIQQEVRRKGMADNIKLGSGGIREVEFIAQAFQLIHGGRDLSLQQRPLLKVLSTLEGQGYLPAKVIDELRQGYEFLRYTEHAIQAIADRQTQMLPDNPQDQARIAFMLGFVDWVAFHEQLMYWRGRVAWHFGQVIADPDEDEGGEGEVVVGGEWLPLWEDSQDEEAACRQLEEAGFADAPRALKALAVLRASPQLRAMQRLGRERLDAFIPRLLAQAVEHADPDLVLERVLPLVEAVARRSAYLVLLTENPGALRRLLTLCAASPWIAEQITRFPLLLDELLNEGRLFKPPLAPELAAELRERLTRIPEDDLEQQMEALRHFKLAHRLRVAASEIAGSLPLMKVSDYLTWLAEAILEQVLALAWRQTTAKHGVPLRTDGSLCDPGFIIVGYGKVGGLELGHGSDLDLVFIHDGDPQAETDGPKPIDGAQFFTRLGQRIIHLLTAQTNSGQLYEVDMRLRPSGASGLLVSSLGAFARYQENEAWTWEHQALVRARVLVGSQDVGQAFEKVRVQVLGRSRDLPTLRQEVSEMRAKMRDNLGSKATAAGTAPNAFEATAPFDLKQDAGGIVDIEFMVQYAALAWSEEHPSLVRYTDNIRILDGLQEVGLLPAEDATLLREAYKAYRSAAHRQALQKDAGVIAGDQFVEERRQVMRIWRELGLG, encoded by the coding sequence ATGAGCCTGCCCTCGCTTGCCGAAATTCCGGCAATTCTCCAGTCATTGGTCAGTCGCGCCGAGCAGTCGTTCCGCGCGGCGGTCGCTTCCCTGGACGACGATCACGGGCTGTCCGCCTGGACGCCGCAGCGTTGGGCCGAGTTCAACCGCGTCGCCGCCGCCAGTGACTTTGTCATCGAACAAAGTGTACGGGATCCTGTAATGCTGCTGGAACTGGTGCGCAGCGGTGAGCTGGACCGCAGCCTGGCGCCGGGTGAAATGTGCGGGCAGATCGCCGCTGCCGTACGAGCCGCCGAGAGCGAGGACGAACTGGGTCGCGTACTGCGGCGCCAGCGCACCCGTCAGCAGGTGCGGATCATCTGGCGCGACCTGACCCGCCAGGCCGATCTGGTACAGACCTGTCGTGATCTCTCGGACATGGCCGACACCTGCATCGACCAGGCGTATCAGTGGTTGTATCAGCGCCTGAGCCAGCAATTCGGCATCCCCACCGGCCGGCGCAGTGGCGAGCCGCAGCAGATGGTCATCCTGGGCATGGGCAAGCTGGGTGCGGTGGAACTGAACCTGTCGTCGGACATCGACCTAATCTTCGCCTACCCCGAAGGCGGCGAAACCGTTGGCGCAAAGCGGCCGCTGGATAACCAGGAATTTTTCATCCGCGTCGGCCAGCGCCTGATCAAGGCCCTCGACCCGATGACCGTCGACGGGTTCGTGTTCCGCGTCGACATGCGCTTGCGCCCCTACGGCTCGGCCGGTGCGCTGGTATTGAGCTTCAACGCGCTGGAGCAGTATTACCAGGATCAGGGCCGCGACTGGGAACGCTACGCCATGATCAAGGCGCGGGTGGTGGCCGGCGACCAGGTGGCCGGCGCGCAATTGCTCGACATGCTGCGCCCGTTCGTCTATCGCCGTTACCTGGATTTCTCTGCCATCGAGGCGCTGCGCACCATGAAGCAGCTGATCCAGCAGGAGGTGCGGCGCAAAGGCATGGCCGACAACATCAAGCTGGGCTCGGGCGGCATTCGCGAGGTGGAGTTCATTGCCCAGGCGTTCCAGCTGATCCATGGTGGTCGTGACTTGAGCTTGCAGCAACGACCGTTGTTGAAAGTATTGAGCACCCTGGAAGGCCAGGGCTACTTGCCGGCCAAGGTCATTGATGAGTTGCGCCAGGGTTATGAATTCCTGCGGTACACCGAGCATGCGATCCAGGCCATTGCCGATCGCCAGACCCAGATGCTGCCGGATAACCCCCAAGACCAGGCGCGCATTGCGTTCATGCTGGGCTTCGTCGATTGGGTGGCGTTCCACGAGCAGTTGATGTACTGGCGCGGTCGGGTGGCGTGGCATTTTGGCCAGGTCATCGCTGACCCGGATGAGGACGAGGGCGGCGAAGGCGAAGTGGTGGTTGGCGGCGAATGGTTGCCATTGTGGGAAGACAGCCAGGACGAGGAAGCGGCGTGTCGCCAGTTGGAGGAGGCCGGGTTTGCCGATGCACCCAGGGCGCTCAAGGCCCTCGCTGTCCTGCGTGCCAGCCCGCAGCTGCGCGCCATGCAGCGCCTGGGGCGCGAGCGCCTGGACGCGTTCATTCCGCGCCTGCTCGCCCAGGCGGTGGAACATGCCGACCCGGACCTGGTGCTCGAACGGGTATTGCCGCTGGTAGAGGCCGTCGCCCGCCGTTCGGCCTATCTGGTGCTGTTGACCGAGAACCCCGGCGCCCTGCGGCGTTTGTTGACGCTGTGCGCGGCGAGTCCGTGGATCGCCGAACAGATCACCCGGTTCCCGCTGTTGCTCGATGAATTGCTCAATGAAGGCCGTTTGTTCAAGCCGCCCCTGGCGCCTGAGCTCGCGGCGGAGTTGCGCGAGCGTCTGACACGAATTCCCGAGGACGATCTTGAGCAGCAGATGGAAGCCTTGCGGCATTTCAAACTGGCGCACCGCTTGCGGGTGGCCGCCTCGGAAATCGCTGGCAGCCTGCCGCTGATGAAAGTCAGCGATTACCTGACCTGGCTGGCCGAAGCGATTCTCGAACAGGTGCTGGCCCTGGCCTGGCGCCAGACGACCGCCAAGCATGGGGTACCACTGCGCACCGACGGCAGCCTGTGTGATCCGGGCTTTATTATTGTCGGTTATGGAAAAGTCGGGGGGCTGGAACTGGGGCATGGTTCCGACCTGGATCTGGTGTTTATCCACGACGGCGACCCGCAGGCCGAAACCGATGGTCCGAAACCCATCGACGGCGCACAGTTTTTCACCCGGCTTGGCCAGCGGATCATTCATTTGCTGACGGCCCAGACCAACTCCGGGCAGCTGTATGAGGTGGACATGCGCCTGCGACCTTCCGGGGCGTCGGGCTTGCTGGTCAGTTCCCTGGGGGCGTTTGCCCGCTACCAGGAAAACGAAGCCTGGACCTGGGAGCATCAGGCGCTGGTCCGTGCCCGGGTGCTGGTGGGCAGCCAGGATGTGGGCCAGGCGTTCGAAAAAGTCCGCGTTCAGGTACTGGGACGCTCGCGTGACTTGCCGACATTGCGCCAGGAGGTCAGCGAGATGCGCGCCAAGATGCGCGATAATCTCGGCAGCAAGGCCACCGCCGCCGGAACCGCGCCAAATGCCTTCGAAGCCACGGCACCCTTCGATCTCAAGCAGGATGCCGGAGGTATCGTCGATATTGAATTTATGGTGCAATACGCGGCCCTGGCATGGTCCGAGGAACATCCATCGCTGGTCCGCTATACCGACAACATCCGCATCCTGGACGGTTTGCAGGAGGTCGGGTTGCTGCCCGCCGAGGACGCCACGCTGCTGCGCGAAGCCTACAAGGCCTACCGCTCCGCCGCCCACCGCCAGGCTCTGCAGAAAGACGCCGGGGTGATCGCAGGCGATCAGTTCGTCGAGGAGCGTCGACAAGTGATGCGGATCTGGCGGGAGTTGGGGCTGGGCTGA
- the aceE gene encoding pyruvate dehydrogenase (acetyl-transferring), homodimeric type — protein sequence MQDLDPVETQEWLDALESVLDKEGEDRAHYLMTRMGELATRSGSQLPYAITTPYRNTIPVTHEARMPGDLFMERRIRSLVRWNALAMVVRTNLKDSDLGGHISSFASSATLYDIGFNYFFQAPTDEHGGDLIYFQGHASPGVYARAFMEGRITEDQMNNFRQEVDGNGLSSYPHPWLMPDFWQFPTVSMGLGPIQAIYQARFMKYLEARGFIQPGKQKVWCFMGDGECDEPESLGAISLAGREKLDNLIFVINCNLQRLDGPVRGNAKIIQELEGVFRGAQWNVNKVIWGRFWDPLLAKDVDGILQRRMDEVIDGEYQNYKAKDGAFVREHFFNSPELKAMVADLSDDEIWKLNRGGHDPYKVYAAYHQAVNHKEQPTVILAKTIKGYGTGAGEAKNTAHNTKKVDVESLKLFRDRFDIPVKDSELENLPFFKPEEGSAEARYLAERRAALGGFVPQRRAKSFSIPTPPLETLKAILDGSGDREISTTMAFVRILAQLVKDKEIGQRIVPIIPDEARTFGMEGMFRQLGIYSSVGQLYEPVDKDQVMFYREDKKGQILEEGINEAGAMSSFIAAGTSYSSHNQPMLPFYIFYSMFGFQRIGDLAWAAGDSRTRGFLIGGTAGRTTLNGEGLQHEDGHSHMLAGTIPNCRTYDPTYGYELAVIIQDGMKKMIEEQQDVFYYITVMNESYQQPAMPAGVEAGIVKGMYLLEEDTREAAHHVQLMGSGTILREVREAAKILREEFNVGADVWSVTSFNELRRDGLAVERSNRLHPGQKPKLSYVEECLNGRKGPVIASTDYMKLFAEQIRQWVPSKEFKVLGTDGFGRSDSRKKLRHFFEVDRKFVVLAALEALADRGDIEPKVVAEAIVKFGIDPEKRNPLDC from the coding sequence ATGCAAGACCTCGATCCCGTCGAAACCCAGGAATGGCTGGACGCCCTGGAATCGGTTCTCGACAAAGAAGGCGAAGACCGTGCTCATTACCTGATGACCCGTATGGGCGAACTCGCCACCCGCAGCGGTTCGCAACTGCCCTACGCCATCACCACGCCGTACCGCAACACGATCCCCGTTACCCACGAAGCACGCATGCCTGGCGACCTGTTCATGGAACGCCGCATTCGCTCGCTGGTGCGTTGGAACGCGTTGGCCATGGTCGTGCGGACCAACCTGAAAGATTCTGACCTGGGCGGTCACATCTCCAGCTTCGCCTCCAGCGCGACACTGTATGACATCGGCTTCAACTACTTCTTCCAGGCCCCGACCGACGAACACGGCGGCGACCTGATCTACTTCCAGGGTCACGCATCGCCAGGCGTCTACGCCCGTGCGTTCATGGAAGGCCGCATTACCGAAGACCAGATGAACAATTTCCGCCAGGAAGTGGACGGCAACGGCCTGTCCTCGTATCCGCACCCTTGGCTGATGCCGGACTTCTGGCAGTTCCCGACCGTATCCATGGGCCTGGGCCCGATCCAGGCGATCTACCAGGCACGCTTCATGAAGTACCTGGAAGCCCGTGGTTTCATCCAGCCAGGCAAGCAGAAAGTCTGGTGCTTCATGGGCGACGGCGAGTGCGACGAGCCGGAATCCCTCGGCGCAATCTCCCTGGCCGGCCGCGAGAAGCTCGACAACCTGATCTTCGTCATCAACTGCAACCTGCAGCGCCTCGACGGCCCGGTTCGTGGCAACGCCAAGATCATCCAGGAACTCGAAGGCGTGTTCCGTGGCGCCCAGTGGAACGTCAACAAAGTCATCTGGGGCCGTTTCTGGGACCCACTGCTGGCCAAGGACGTCGACGGCATCCTGCAGCGTCGCATGGACGAAGTCATCGACGGCGAGTACCAGAACTACAAGGCCAAGGACGGCGCGTTCGTCCGCGAGCACTTCTTCAACTCGCCTGAACTCAAGGCGATGGTTGCCGACCTGTCCGACGACGAGATCTGGAAGCTCAACCGTGGCGGCCACGACCCGTACAAGGTCTATGCGGCCTACCACCAGGCGGTCAACCACAAAGAGCAACCGACCGTCATCCTGGCCAAGACCATCAAGGGTTATGGCACCGGTGCCGGCGAAGCGAAGAACACCGCGCACAACACCAAGAAGGTCGATGTAGAGAGCCTGAAGCTGTTCCGCGATCGCTTCGACATTCCGGTCAAGGACAGCGAGCTGGAAAACCTGCCGTTCTTCAAGCCGGAAGAAGGCAGCGCCGAGGCCCGTTACCTGGCCGAGCGCCGCGCCGCCCTGGGTGGTTTCGTGCCGCAGCGCCGCGCCAAGAGCTTCAGCATCCCGACCCCGCCACTGGAAACCCTCAAGGCGATCCTGGACGGCTCGGGCGACCGTGAAATCTCCACCACCATGGCCTTCGTGCGGATCCTCGCACAACTGGTCAAGGACAAGGAGATCGGCCAGCGCATCGTTCCGATCATCCCGGACGAAGCCCGTACCTTCGGTATGGAAGGCATGTTCCGCCAGCTGGGCATCTACTCGTCCGTCGGCCAGCTCTACGAGCCAGTCGATAAAGACCAGGTGATGTTCTACCGCGAGGACAAGAAGGGCCAGATCCTCGAAGAAGGCATCAACGAAGCGGGCGCCATGAGCTCGTTCATTGCCGCCGGTACTTCGTACTCCAGCCACAACCAGCCGATGCTGCCGTTCTACATCTTCTATTCGATGTTCGGCTTCCAGCGTATCGGCGACCTGGCCTGGGCCGCTGGCGACAGCCGTACCCGTGGCTTCCTGATCGGCGGTACCGCCGGCCGGACCACGCTGAACGGCGAAGGCCTGCAACACGAAGATGGCCACAGCCACATGCTGGCCGGGACCATCCCGAACTGCCGCACCTATGATCCGACCTACGGCTACGAGCTGGCGGTGATCATCCAGGACGGCATGAAGAAGATGATCGAAGAGCAACAGGACGTCTTCTACTACATCACCGTGATGAACGAATCCTACCAGCAGCCAGCCATGCCGGCCGGTGTCGAGGCAGGTATCGTCAAGGGCATGTACCTGCTCGAGGAAGACACCCGCGAAGCGGCGCACCACGTCCAGCTGATGGGCTCCGGCACCATCCTGCGCGAAGTGCGTGAAGCGGCGAAGATCCTGCGCGAAGAATTCAACGTCGGCGCCGACGTCTGGAGTGTCACCAGCTTCAACGAATTGCGTCGCGACGGCCTCGCTGTAGAGCGCAGCAACCGCCTGCACCCTGGCCAGAAGCCGAAACTGAGCTACGTCGAAGAATGCCTGAACGGTCGCAAAGGGCCGGTCATCGCCTCTACCGACTACATGAAGCTGTTCGCCGAGCAGATCCGCCAGTGGGTTCCGTCCAAGGAATTCAAGGTACTGGGCACCGACGGTTTCGGCCGTAGCGACAGCCGCAAGAAGCTGCGTCACTTCTTCGAAGTCGACCGTAAGTTCGTTGTGTTGGCAGCCCTGGAAGCACTGGCTGACCGCGGCGATATCGAACCCAAGGTGGTGGCCGAGGCCATCGTCAAGTTCGGCATCGATCCGGAAAAACGCAACCCACTGGACTGCTGA
- the aceF gene encoding dihydrolipoyllysine-residue acetyltransferase, producing the protein MSELIRVPDIGSGEGEVIELFVKVGDRIEADQSILTLESDKASMEVPAPKAGVIKSLKVKLGDRLKEGDELLELEVEGAAAAPEAPAPAAAPAAAEKPAAAPAAEAAPAAAAAPAAASVQDIHVPDIGSSGKAKIIEVLVKAGDTVEADQSLITLESDKASMEIPSPAAGVVESVEVKLDDEVGTGDLILKLKVAGASAPAAPAPAAPAAKPESAPAPAPAAAPAAKAEAAPAPVAAAPAPSGAKVHAGPAVRQLAREFGVELSAVGPSGPHGRVLKEDVQAYVKAMMQKAKNAPAEGATGGAGIPPIPAVDFSRFGETEEVAMTRLMQIGASSLHRSWLNIPHVTQFDQADITELEAFRVAQKAVAEKAGVKLTVLPLLLKACAHLLKELPDFNASLAPSGKAVIRKKYVHIGFAVDTPEGLLVPVIRNVDQKSLLQLAGEAAALAEKARNKKLTADDMQGACFTISSLGHIGGTGFTPIVNAPEVAILGVSKATIQPVWDGKAFQPKLMLPLSLSYDHRVINGAAAARFTKRLSDLLGDIRTILL; encoded by the coding sequence GTGAGCGAACTCATTCGCGTACCTGACATCGGCAGCGGTGAAGGTGAAGTAATTGAACTGTTTGTGAAGGTCGGCGACCGTATCGAAGCCGACCAGAGCATCCTGACGCTTGAATCGGACAAGGCCAGCATGGAAGTGCCCGCGCCGAAGGCCGGTGTCATCAAGAGCCTGAAAGTGAAGCTGGGCGACCGCCTGAAAGAGGGCGACGAGCTGCTGGAACTGGAAGTCGAAGGCGCCGCTGCGGCACCTGAAGCGCCAGCGCCCGCTGCGGCCCCGGCGGCGGCTGAAAAGCCTGCCGCTGCACCGGCTGCAGAAGCCGCTCCGGCGGCCGCGGCTGCACCTGCGGCAGCCTCTGTCCAGGACATTCATGTCCCGGACATCGGTTCGTCGGGCAAGGCCAAGATCATCGAAGTACTGGTCAAGGCTGGCGACACCGTCGAAGCCGACCAGTCGCTGATCACCCTGGAATCCGACAAGGCCAGTATGGAAATCCCTTCGCCGGCTGCCGGCGTGGTGGAAAGCGTCGAGGTCAAGCTGGACGACGAAGTCGGCACCGGTGACTTGATCCTCAAGCTGAAGGTAGCCGGTGCCTCGGCACCTGCCGCGCCAGCCCCGGCTGCGCCTGCTGCCAAGCCTGAGTCGGCCCCGGCTCCGGCTCCAGCCGCCGCGCCTGCCGCCAAGGCCGAAGCGGCTCCAGCCCCCGTCGCCGCTGCGCCTGCGCCAAGCGGCGCCAAGGTGCACGCCGGCCCAGCCGTGCGTCAGCTGGCCCGTGAGTTCGGCGTCGAGCTGTCGGCCGTCGGCCCAAGCGGTCCTCACGGTCGCGTGCTGAAGGAAGACGTGCAGGCCTACGTCAAGGCCATGATGCAGAAGGCCAAGAACGCACCGGCCGAAGGCGCCACTGGCGGCGCGGGTATCCCGCCGATTCCGGCGGTGGACTTCAGCCGCTTCGGTGAAACCGAAGAAGTCGCGATGACCCGCCTGATGCAGATCGGCGCGTCGAGCCTGCATCGCAGCTGGCTGAACATTCCACACGTGACTCAGTTCGACCAGGCTGACATCACCGAACTGGAAGCCTTCCGCGTCGCACAGAAAGCCGTGGCCGAAAAGGCCGGCGTGAAGCTGACCGTGTTGCCGCTGCTGCTCAAGGCTTGCGCGCACCTGCTCAAGGAACTGCCGGACTTCAACGCCTCCCTGGCCCCAAGCGGCAAGGCTGTGATCCGCAAGAAGTACGTGCACATCGGCTTTGCCGTCGACACCCCGGAAGGCCTGCTGGTACCGGTCATCCGCAACGTCGACCAGAAGAGCCTGCTGCAACTGGCTGGCGAAGCCGCTGCCCTGGCCGAAAAAGCCCGGAACAAAAAGCTCACCGCCGACGACATGCAGGGCGCCTGCTTCACTATCTCCAGCCTCGGCCACATTGGCGGCACCGGCTTCACGCCGATCGTCAACGCGCCGGAAGTGGCGATCCTGGGTGTCTCCAAGGCCACCATCCAGCCAGTCTGGGACGGTAAAGCCTTCCAGCCCAAGCTGATGCTGCCGCTGTCGCTGTCCTACGATCACCGTGTGATCAATGGTGCGGCCGCTGCACGCTTCACCAAGCGCTTGAGCGACCTGCTGGGCGACATCCGCACCATCCTGCTGTGA
- a CDS encoding alkaline phosphatase D family protein, translating to MFKPTVGPIVGHTTSHHARIFLRGDHANNRVFAGIRHRRQGDTRWSQGQFVQLKAYRDMTAVIVLKGLRADTAYEYQAGWFSPLRPTHTTATVQQLPLPWPGEVYHLRTPSVTDNAARSYIVGSCRYLQIAGDVPLLPGLGDRIFASINHLVKRADPPISAVLMTGDQVYLDDLNKVAPDRSARDILFKYRTAFSQPHIRRLMSSVPTYMILDDHEIEDNWPANKEPDDERLYANALDAYALYQASHGPAGEDLDDASPGRPPRRFWYLFAHGDIQWFVTDSRTRRNLSAADRRILDQEQEQALLEWLIGSTARVKFVVTSVMFYPDRRLDDGDAWQAFPQQRLRLIEAIRTHRIKNVIFVSGDVHGSLTSRLVHSQDPDFVVHTIVSSPLCNSLLLPYATASSFIIGEPMAKAAGGEYRYELTSKVISQDNFAQLRVTTQSIQVTFHDRDGGLLEVVDIPLR from the coding sequence ATGTTCAAACCTACCGTCGGCCCTATCGTCGGCCATACCACGTCCCATCACGCCCGGATATTCCTGCGAGGCGACCACGCCAACAACAGGGTCTTCGCCGGGATTCGCCACAGGCGCCAAGGTGACACCCGCTGGTCGCAAGGCCAGTTCGTGCAATTGAAGGCTTACCGCGACATGACCGCTGTGATCGTGCTCAAGGGTCTTCGCGCCGATACCGCCTACGAATACCAGGCGGGCTGGTTCAGCCCCCTGCGCCCGACCCATACCACGGCGACCGTGCAGCAGTTGCCATTGCCATGGCCCGGGGAGGTTTACCACTTGCGCACGCCGTCCGTCACGGATAACGCTGCGCGCAGCTATATCGTGGGCTCCTGTCGTTATCTGCAGATTGCCGGCGACGTGCCGTTGTTGCCCGGGCTCGGTGACCGCATCTTCGCGAGCATCAACCACCTCGTGAAGCGGGCTGATCCGCCGATCAGTGCCGTGCTGATGACCGGTGACCAGGTCTACCTCGATGACCTGAACAAGGTCGCCCCGGACCGCAGCGCCCGGGACATTCTGTTCAAGTACCGCACGGCCTTTTCCCAGCCGCATATCAGGCGGTTGATGTCCAGCGTACCGACCTACATGATCCTCGATGACCATGAAATAGAGGACAACTGGCCCGCCAATAAAGAACCGGACGATGAGCGTCTATACGCCAACGCCCTGGATGCCTATGCGCTGTATCAGGCCAGCCATGGCCCGGCTGGCGAAGACCTGGACGACGCAAGCCCAGGCCGACCGCCGCGACGATTCTGGTACCTGTTCGCTCATGGGGATATCCAATGGTTCGTCACCGACAGCCGGACCCGACGCAACCTGTCGGCGGCTGACCGGCGCATCCTTGATCAAGAACAGGAGCAGGCGCTGCTCGAATGGCTCATCGGCAGCACTGCCAGGGTCAAGTTTGTCGTGACCAGCGTCATGTTCTACCCCGATCGCAGACTTGATGACGGGGACGCCTGGCAAGCCTTCCCGCAGCAACGCCTGCGCCTGATCGAAGCCATCCGCACGCACCGGATCAAAAACGTGATTTTCGTCTCCGGCGACGTGCACGGCTCCCTGACCAGCCGCCTGGTTCACAGCCAGGATCCTGATTTCGTAGTTCACACCATCGTTTCCTCGCCGCTGTGCAACAGCCTGCTGCTGCCCTACGCCACAGCCTCGAGTTTCATTATCGGCGAGCCCATGGCCAAGGCAGCGGGCGGCGAATATCGATATGAACTGACCAGCAAGGTCATCAGCCAGGACAATTTTGCTCAGCTGCGAGTAACGACCCAGAGCATCCAAGTGACCTTTCATGACCGTGACGGCGGCCTCTTGGAGGTCGTCGATATACCGTTGCGCTGA